Proteins encoded together in one Miscanthus floridulus cultivar M001 chromosome 16, ASM1932011v1, whole genome shotgun sequence window:
- the LOC136511721 gene encoding uncharacterized protein, translating to MRKKLDTRFPAPRIKKIMQADEDVGKIALAVPVLVSKALELFLQDLCDRTYDITIRKGVKTVGSSHLKQCIQTYNVYDFLTEVVSKVPDIGPSDVIADDKLGKRRKAEEDGSEEELKRTRNETESYTSNGRGRGRGRGRGRRGRGAWREVVTTHEQFAENQSSKLASLKVEVADEVPNATEAKVATTPVSNARASLRNIDLNLDPTDEEDEVTVPPQAQLPALATSSAAATAGPGPSTGPSVPRSKEGAKLKDFIGAWELPDMNKMEMDPVQFALSTNHRLEEDEDYDNED from the exons ATGAGGAAGAAGCTGGACACGCGCTTCCCCGCT CCTCGGATTAAGAAGATCATGCAAGCAGATGAAGATGTGGGCAAGATTGCTTTAGCTGTACCTGTTCTAGTGT CCAAAGCATTGGAGCTATTTCTGCAAGATTTATGTGATCGGACATATGATATTACAATTCGAAAGGGGGTGAAGACTGTGGGTTCTTCCCATTT GAAACAGTGCATTCAAACGTACAATGTCTATGACTTCTTGACTGAAGTAGTCAGCAAAGTTCCAGACATTGGTCCTTCTGATGTTATTGCTGATGATAAGCTTGGCAAAAGGAG gaaagctgaagaagatggAAGTGAGGAGGAATtaaagaggacaagaaat GAGACAGAAAGCTATACAAGCAATGGCAGAGGCCGTGGGAGGGGCCGTGGGAGAGGCCGCCGTGGACGTGGAGCTTGGCGGGAGGTTGTCACAACTCATGAACAATTCGCGGAGAACCAATCTAGCAAGCTAGCCAGCCTAAAGGTGGAGGTAGCAGATGAGGTCCCGAATGCAACTGAAGCAAAAGTGGCTACTACACCAGTGAGCAATGCCAGGGCATCCTTAAGGAACATTGACTTGAATTTAGAtccaactgatgaagaggatgaggTTACAGTGCCACCCCAAGCCCAGCTGCCAGCTCTAGCAACTAGTTCCGCCGCAGCCACTGCAGGACCTGGACCATCTACTGGACCATCTGTTCCACGGTCAAAGGAAGGAGCAAAACTCAAGGACTTTATTGGTGCTTGGGAACTGCCTGACATGAACAAGATGGAGATGGACCCTGTCCAGTTTGCTTTGTCAACAAACCATAGattggaggaggatgaggattaTGACAATGAAGACTAA
- the LOC136511722 gene encoding cysteine proteinase inhibitor-like, whose protein sequence is MAEAHNERRVGMVGDVRDAPAGHENDLEAIELARFAVAEHNSKTNAMLEFERLVKVRHQVVAGTMHHFTVQVKKAGGGKKLYEARVWEKVWENFKQLQSFQPVGDAAAA, encoded by the exons ATGGCCGAGGCACACAACGAGCGGCGCGTGGGGATGGTGGGCGACGTCCGGGACGCGCCGGCGGGCCACGAGAACGACCTCGAGGCCATCGAGCTCGCGCGCTTCGCCGTCGCCGAGCACAACAGCAAGACC AACGCGATGCTGGAGTTCGAGAGGCTGGTGAAGGTGAGGCACCAGGTGGTGGCCGGGACCATGCACCACTTCACCGTCCAGGTGAAGAAGGCCGGCGGCGGCAAGAAGCTGTACGAGGCCAGGGTGTGGGAGAaggtgtgggagaacttcaagcagCTGCAGAGCTTCCAGCCGGTCGGGGACGCCGCGGCCGCCTGA